TAATGAAGAGGGTGTCGTACGTGTTTGGGAAGAAGATATTTTATTACCAACGTACCAAATTGGTGAAGAAGAAAAGAATCCAATATTTCTTGAAAAACGTGTGTATCAAGGAAGTTCAGGAGCTGTTTATCCTTATCCTGTTGTTGAAAAATTGGCTGATGAAAAACACGATAAATCGTATCACGCCCTATTTTTAGAAAACATATACATCAAAATAATGATTCTTCCGGAATTAGGCGGACGCGTTCACATGGCGTATGACAAAGTAAAACAGCGTCATTTTGTGTATTACAATCAGGTAATTAAACCTGCTTTGGTAGGACTTACCGGTCCTTGGATTTCTGGCGGAATAGAGTTCAACTGGCCACAGCATCACCGTCCGAGTACTTTTTTGCCAACAGATTTCAGCATCGAAGAAAATGCAGACGGAAGCAAAACAATTTGGTGTAATGAAGTAGAAAGAATGTTTAGAACTAAAGGAATGCAGGGATTTACACTGCATCCTGATAAAGCCTATATCGAAATTAAAGTAAAAATATACAATCGTACCGCCTTTCCACAAACGTTTCTTTGGTGGGCAAATCCTGCGGTGGTTGTAAACGATGGATATAAATCGGTATTTCCTCCAGATGTAAATGCAGTTTTTGATCATGGAAAAAGAGATGTCTCTAAATTTCCGATTGCGACTGGCGAATATTACAAACAAGACTATTCTGCTGGCGTGGATATTTCGAAATATAAAAATATTCCGGTTCCAACATCATATATGGCGGTGCAGTCTAAATATAATTTTGTGGGAGGTTATGAGGATAATGTTCAGGCAGGATTACTGCATGTGGCCAATCATCATGTGTCTCCTGGAAAAAAGCAATGGACTTGGGGTAATGGAGATTTCGGTCTGGCTTGGGACAGAAATCTAACCGACAAAGACGGTCCGTATATCGAATTAATGACTGGAGTATTTACAGACAATCAGCCTGATTTTTCTTGGCTTCAGGCTTATGAAGAAAAATCATGGGTGCAGTATTTTATGCCTTACGCCGAAGTTGGATATGTTAAAAATGCAACCAAAGATGCGATCATAAATATTGAAGTTGAAGGAAACGAAGCTGATTTAATCTTGTACACAACAGGCCTTTATGAGAATTTAAAAATTGAATTAAAAGACAAAAAAAATAACGTTTTATTTCAGGATGAAATTACAATATCTCCTGTGAATCCGTATAAAAAAAGAGTTTCGATTGGGGATTCTTTATCAGAGGATTTAGTTTTTACGGTTTATACTTCTGACGGAAAAATTTTGGTTCAATACCAAGAAGAAAAGGCCGAAATAAAACCTGTTCCCGATCCTGCAAAAGCGGCGCTGGATCCAAAAGATATTGCTTCGATGGAGCAATTGTATTTAACAGGATTGCATTTAGAGCAATACCGACATGCAACATACAATCCACTGGATTACTATTTTGAAGCTTTAAACAGAGATTCAAGAGATGTAAGATGTAATAATGCTGTTGGTTTGTTAATGTTAAGAAGAGGTCAGTTTGAAAAAGCCGAAACGTATTTCAGAACCGCTGTTGAGGTTTTAACAGAGCGAAATCCAAACCCGATTGATGGTGAATCACTATACAATCTTGGTTATTGCTTAAAATTGCAGGGGAAATTTGACGATGCTTATAATTCTCTTTTCAAATCAACATGGAATGCAGCGTGGCAGGATGCAGCGTTTTATGCTTTGGCGCAAATAGACAGCATAAAAGGGGAATGGACAGAAGCTTTAGAACGCGTAGAATCGTCACTTATCCGTAATTGGCACAATCACAAAGCACGTCAATTGAAAGCTTCTATTTTAAGAAAATTAAATAGAAATCAAGAAGCTTTATCGTGGATTGAGGATTCGATCAAAATTGACCGCTTTAATATGGGATGCCGTTTTGAGAAATATTTGATAACCAAAGACCAAGCCATTCTTGATGAAATGAATACAATAATGCGTCAATGGTCACATGGATATATAGAGTATGCATTGGACTTTGCGGGAGCTGGATTGTATCTGGAAGCGGAACAATTATTGCAGGAGTCTATACAAAGTAATGATGAGGTTTATCCAATGGTGTATTACGCTCTGGGTTATTTTGCTTCTAGAAATGGTGATACTGATAAAGCAATAGAATGGTATAAAAAAGCTGCTGTACAGTCTCCAGAAAAATGTTTCCCAAATCGAATTGAAGAAGTAAATATTTTGCAGGATGCCATTAAATTAAATGCTGAAGATGCAAAAGCACCTTATTATTTGGGGAATTTCTGGTATGCATTCCGTCAATATGAAGATGCTGTAAAATGCTGGGAATTGTCGTTTGACATAGATGAAAAATTCCCTACCTTGTTAAGAAACCTTGCGCTTGCTTATTTCAATAAAACGGATAATAAGGCCAAAGCTCAGGAAATGTTAGAAAAAGCATTTGCATTGGACATAACAGATTCAAGGATTTTTATGGAGCTGGATCAGCTTTATAAAAAAATAGGTAAATCGCCGGAATTTAGATTAAATGTTTTAAATCAATATCCAGATTTAGTCGAAGAGCGTGATGATTTGTGTATTGAAAGAATTACACTTTATAATCAGACAGGAAAGTATGCTATTGCAAAAGAGCTGATTTCTAAACGGAAATTTCACCCTTGGGAAGGCGGAGAAGGAAAAATAACGGGACAATATACTTTGTGCAGAGTCGAATTGGCAAAAAGTGCAATTTCAGAAAACCGTTTTACTGATGCTTTACAATTGCTGAAAGAAACTGAATTTTATCCGCATGATTTAGGTGAAGGAAAATTGAAAAATGCTGAGGAAAATGAGGTTTTTTATTATAAAGGATTGGCTTATAAAGGTCTTGGAGATTTGGTAAATGCAAATGCCAATTTTATTCAGGCAACGCTTGGATCACCTGAACCTGTTCAGGCATTTTTCTATAACGATCAGCAACCAGATAAGATTTTCTATCAGGGATTGGCATGGCGCGAATTAGGTGATGAAGACAAAGCACGAAGCCGTTTTAACAAACTGCTGGCACATGGTGAAAAGTATTTATTCGAAAAGTCCAGAATTGATTATTTTGCGGTATCACTTCCAGATTTGGCGATTTGGGACGATGATTTAAATGTTCGTAATCAAGTACATTGCTATTATGTGATGGCTTTGGGACATAGCGGATTAGGAAACGAAAATGAATCTGAGAAATATTACCAAAAAGTAAAACAGTTAGATAGTAATAAACAGACCTTTCGTAAATAGAAAGTTGTTGTTTACAGTATCATAATTATAAAATTTAATCAAATGAAAATCAAACCTATCATAACAGCTGTTTTGTTATTTCTTTTTCTCACTTCATGGGATTCTGACGACAAGAAGGTAATGAATATAGCCGGCGACTGGACTGTTCAGTTGGACAGCGCCGATATTGGACAGAAAAACGGCTGGCAGAACATGAGTTTTAAACAACTGATAAAATTGCCGGGAACTACTGATGATGCAGGCCTTGGAGTGGCTAATACTTTAAAACCAAGTTTGGAGAAACTTCAAATGAGTCATTTAACCCGAAAGCACAGTTATCTTGGCGCTGCGTGGTACACCCGCGAGATCACAGTTCCGGATAATTGGAAAGGGAAAGAGTTTATACTAAAGCTGGAACGTGTAATCTGGAAAACAAATGTCTGGATTGACGGCAAAGAAGTACAAGGAGAACAAAACAGCCTGATTGCACCGCATTATTTTGATCTTAGTCAATATCTAACAGCCGGAAAAACGCACCGCATAACAATTCGTGTTGATAATCGTAAACTTTTTGATATCAGTGTTGATAATATGGCGCATGCTTATACCAATGAAACACAGATCATCTGGAATGGAATTATTGGTAAAATGGAAATTGAAGCATTTGATGCTATCCATATTACTAATCTTCAGGTGAAGCCTGATATTAATGCTAGTAGTACAAAAGTGAAGGTGACGCTTAACAACAGCACAAAAAATGCAAAAGGAATTTTAAGCATTACGGCAGTAAATAAAAAGACTAAAATTTCGGTAGCAGCACTTCAAAAGGAAATCCAGATAAAAACGGGAGAATCTTTTGTTGAAGTAGACTATAATATGGGCAAAGACGTAAAACTTTGGAGTGAGTTTTCACCTGAATTATATGAATTAACTACCGAATTAAAAGCGGGAAAAAACATATCCAATACTTCTGTAGATTTTGGTATGCGAAACTTTTCCAGAAAAGGTTCTGTTTTGACTATTAATAGACAGCCAGTATTTTTAAGAGGAACATTAGAATGTGATATTTTTCCGCTTACCGGGCATGCTCCGATGGACAAAGAAGGATGGAGAAAAGTTTTTGGAATGGCTAAAAACTGGGGATTAAATCACTTGCGTTTTCATTCCTGGTGTCCGCCTGAAGCAGCATTTGAAGTGGCAGATGAAATGGGATTTTATTTGCAGGTCGAATTGCCAGTCTGGGTACTAAAAATTGGAGAAGATCAAAAAACAACAGACTTTTTATATGCCGAAGCTCAGCGCATGATTAATGAATATGGAAATCATCCATCCTTCTGTATGTGGTCGATGGGGAATGAGTTACAGGGAGATATGACAGTTTTGACAAAGTTGATGAACAGTTTAAGAGTTCAGGATGATAGGCATCTTTATACAACAACTTCTTTTACTTTCGAGAAAGGACATGGAGACTGGCCAGAATCTGATGATGATTTTTTTATTACACAATGGACTAAAAAAGGATGGGTTCGCGGACAAGGCGTTTTTAACAGTGAATCTCCAACGTTCAATAAAGATTATGCAGCTTCTGTTGAAGGGATGACAGTGCCTTTGGTTACCCATGAAATTGGTCAGTATGCTGTTTATCCTAAAATTGATGAAATTGCTAAGTACACTGGCGTTTTGGAACCAATCAATTTCATGTCGGTTAAGGAAGACCTGGAACGTAAAGGCTTAATCAATAAAGCAGCTGATTATACAAAAGCTTCGGGAAAATTGGCTGTACTATTATATAAAGAAGAAATCGAAAGAGCATTAAAAACGGCAGGAATAAGCGGTTTTCAGTTACTTGATCTGCATGATTTTCCTGGACAAGGAACGGCTTTAGTAGGCTTGTTAGATGCTTTTTGGGATAGTAAAGGATTGATTACAGCAGAAGATTTTAGACAGTTTTCAGCTCCTGTTGTGCCTTTAATACGGTTTAATAAAGCAACTTATTTAAACAATGAATCCTTTACGGCTTCTTTGGATGTAAGTAATTATTCTGATGCAGTTTTAAAAGATCAGGAAATAGAATGGAGTATTACTGATTCTAATACCATAGTGGCTTCAGGAAGTTTAAAAACGACAATTAGCATTGGTTATAATCATAAATTATTGGAGTTAAATGAAAGTCTTCAGAAAATTACAGAGGCTACCAAATTGACTATAAATGTATATCTGAAAGGAACTGCATATCATAATCAATGGAATATTTGGGTATATCCGGAAAAACAAACTATTGATTATGGGCAAGTGGTTTATACCAAAAATCTGGATGAAGCATATAAATTGCTTAACGCTGGAAAAAAAGTATTATTAAATCCAGATTGGAAAAAGATAAAAGGCATTGAAGGAAAATTTGTTCCTGTATTTTGGAGTCCGATTCATTTTCCTAAACAGGCGGGTACAATGGGTGTACTTTGTGATCCATCAAACAAAGCACTTGCCGATTTTCCGACAGATATGAATACAGACTGGCAATGGTGGGATTTGAATGTGAATTCAACGACGATGATTACAGATGAAATCGAAGGAGGAAATCCGATTGTAGAAATGGTAGACAATTTTGCAAATAACCGAAGACTGGCATCTCTTTTTGAAGGAAGTGTACAATCGGGGAAACTGGTAATTGCTTCTTTTGATTTAGCAACAGATTTAGATAAACGCCCAGTTGCAAAACAAATGCTGATTTCGATTTTAAAATACATGAACAGTTCTTCGTTTAATCCCGAAGCGATAAAAAATCCTGAAATTTTAAAATCTATATTGGCTGATCAAAAAGAAAAAAGGAAGGAAGGCGCAAAAAGTATCTATTAACATGCCTTATTGTAATAGATCAAAATTTGAGAATGCAAATTCTGTTTTTCAAAATTATACACAAGGAATCTAAAAATTCATAACTACCAAAAACAAATCTGACTACAATAATTTAATTTTTGTAAGAGGATTTGTTTTTTTTATAATCGCTTCAGTATCTCTTTCTGATAGCTAAGGAACTGCAAACCTTTCCAATAAAAAAAGTAATTATCTGACATCGTCATTTTTCGGTATTGCTGGTAAATGATCAAAATTAGTATGCCTTTTTGAAAACTATTTGTGGTTTGTATGTTCAGGAATGATTTGTTTAGGAGTTTTAAATGAACGTAAAAATAATGAATCAGATGAAATACTGATGAAAGCTTATAAAGATAGTGTCAAAAAGTATTGTCAATGTTATTATTAATTTGAGCGAAACATAACGGACATATAAATTGAAATTAAGTGGCTGTTTGTTGAAAAATGAATTAATATCATATGAAACATCTGGAAATTCAAATGTAAATAAAAGAGATATTTTTCAAAATAATAAAAGTATAGTGCCAACAAAATCGATTAATACTTAAATAGGGAAATACATATAATTTGATGTAAATGGATAAAATGTTTACAATGTGTTAAGGATTGTTTTTGAGGATTTAATTGTTTTTGGCTTGAAATAAGCTATTCGTTGATGAATTTCAAACGTTTTAGCTAAAAAACAGATATTTTTCAAAAATTGAATATTGTTTAAAAAAAAGCAATTATTTTTTTATAATTTCTAAAAATTAGTCATAAATAATGGTTAATTACGATTTTGACCTCCTTTTTTTTCCATTTTACCCCTCCTGAAACTTTAGAACTAACCATTACTTTGCACTTATAGTTATTTTAATGGGGTATTATTATCAATTAGATAAATATGTTATTATATAGTTAAGGTATCGATTTCGGAACATTAAAAATGGCACTGTTATTAATAATAAAAAGTTGGTTTGATTAAAATAGGACTAGAAACTGAAATTGGATATCTCAAGGTTTAAAGAATAAAAGAAAATTTAAAGAATATATAATGAAGAAAATTATCGCTTGTTTATTTCTATTAGGAACACAGTTTATTTCTGCGCAACAAAATGAATGGGAAAACCCTCAACAAATTGACCGCAATAAACTACGTCCACATGCTTCTTTTGTAATTTATAATAATGAAGAAAATGCAATCAAAGGAAATCCAACAGAATCATCTTTATATAAAACTTTAAATGGACAATGGAAATTTAACATTGTAAAGAATCCAGCAGCAAGACCTTTGGATTTTTATGCAGTTAGTTTTAATGATAAAGGATGGAGCGATATTGCAGTACCAAGCAATTGGGAAATGAAAGGGTTTGATATTCCTATTTATACCAATATTATTTATCCTTTTCCTAAAAATCCACCTTTTATAGGAGGTGACTATAATCCAGTTGGAAGTTATCGCAAAACGTTTACAGTTCCTGAAAATTGGAATGGTAAAGATGTGATTTTGCATTTTGGGTCAATTACAGGTTATGCAAGAGTTTATGTGAACGGTAAAGAAGTCGGTATGACTAAAGCTAGTAAAACACCAGCCGAATTTGATATCACTTCTGCACTTAATAAAAAAGGAGATAACACACTTGCCGTACAAGTATTCCGTTGGCATGATGGAAGTTATCTGGAAGATCAGGATTTTTGGCGTCTTAGCGGTATAGAGCGTGATGTGTTTTTAGAAGCACAGCCCAATTTATCAGTTTCAGACTATCAGGTTACAGCAGATCTTGATAAATCGTTTATCAATGGTTTATTATCTGTAAAAGTTGATTTTAAAAGAAATAATTCAAAGTCAAAAGCTGATGGTAATTGTACATTAAGATTATTAGATGCTGCAGGTAAAGAGGTTTATACAAGTAATCAAAAGCTTTCGGCTAATTCAAATAATTTGGTTTTTAATACTACTTTGAATAATGTTCAAAAATGGAGTGATGAGACACCAGTTTTGTATCGTTACATTATCAAATGGGAAGGACAAAAAGGAGACAGCGGAGTTATAACTGGTAAAGCAGGTTTCCGTAATGTGATGATTAAAGATGCTCAACTTATGGTTAATGGGAAGCCTATTATGGTAAATGGGGTGAACATTCACGAGCATGATCCAATCAATGGTCACGTTCCAAACAGAGAATTGATGATGAAAGATTTGTCTCTTATGAAACAAAATAATATCAATACTATTAGAATGTGTCATTATCCTCATGATTCTTATTTCTATGAATTGTGTGATGAATTTGGTTTCTATGTAGTAGATGAAGCCAATATAGAAACTCATGGTATGGGTGCCGAAGGGCAAAGTCCGTTTGATAAAAATCTTCATCCGGCTTATTTACCTCTTTGGGAGAAAGCACATTTGGATCGTATTGAGCGTATGCTAGAAACGGATAAAAATCATCCTTCAATTATCTTATGGAGTATGGGGAATGAGTGTGGTAATGGTGCTGTATTTCATGAAGCCTATAAATGGCTTAAACAACGTGATCCTTCACGTCCTGTTATATTTGAGCAAGCTTTGGAAGATGTAAATACAGATATAGTAGCACCAATGTATCCAAGTATTCAATACATGAAAGATTATGCTGCCAGTAACAAGAAAAGACCTTTTATAATGTGTGAATACAGTCATGCTATGGGAAATAGTAATGGTAATTTTCAAGAATACTATGATATAATTGCTTCGAGTCCAAAAATGCAAGGAGGTTGTATCTGGGATTGGGTAGACCAAGGAATGAAAACACAAGATGAAAAAGGAACAGAATTTTTTGCTTATGGTGGAGATCTTGGTGGTAAAGACATGCATAATGATGAGAATTTTTGTGCAAATGGTCTTGTAAGTGCTGATCGTATTCCTCATCCTGGATTAAAAGAAGTGAAGAAAGTATATCAGGATATCGCTTTTGATTATAAAAATGGAAGCTTGACTATAAAAAACAAATACCAGTATTTAAATCTTTCTGAGTTTGATTTCAAATGGGAGTTATTGAAAAATGGTCAAAAAGTACAAGATGGAAGCTTCGCTTTGACAACATCGCCAGGTCAAGAAAATTCGATTCCTATTGATTTGAAAATTACAAATGATTCAGAGTTTTATTTAAGTGTTTATGCATATACTAAAATAGGGACTCCATTGGTACCTACTGGTCATGAAATAGCAAGAGAGCAATTTAAAGTTAATGAGGCAAAGTATTTTGTAAAAAGTACTGTTGCTGAAGGAAAGCTTAAATATACTGAGGAAAATAATGTTCTAACTTTTTCTGCAAAAAGCACAAGCGGAACTTTTGATTTAGGAAAAGGAATACTTAGCAGTTATAAAACAGTAAACGGAGAGGAGCCAATTACAGCATTTCCAATCCCTTTTTTCTGGAGAGCTCCAACAGATAATGACTTTGGTAATCAAGCTCCAAAAAAATTATCAGTTTGGCGTGAAGCACATAAAAATGCTAAAGTTGAAAGCGTAAAAGTTGGAAAAATGACTCCAGAAGGATTACCAATTGTTGCCACTTATTTACTTGAAAGTGTAAAAGTACCTTATACCGTTACTTATTTAATTCAAAATAATGGAAGTATAAAAATTACAGCAAGTATAAATGAAGGAACTCAAGATTTACCTGAAATGCCGCGCTTTGGAATGAGGATGGAATTGGCTTCGGATTATGAAAATTTACAATATTATGGACGTGGACCATGGGAAAATTATTCAGATAGAAATACTGCCAGTTTTATGGGGATCTATGATGATAATGTAAAAAATCAATTTACCTGGAGTTAT
The Flavobacterium sp. 5 DNA segment above includes these coding regions:
- a CDS encoding DUF5107 domain-containing protein, with translation MENITAEDLHAKQSVNEIGQDEKITAYLIQSTVNEEGVVRVWEEDILLPTYQIGEEEKNPIFLEKRVYQGSSGAVYPYPVVEKLADEKHDKSYHALFLENIYIKIMILPELGGRVHMAYDKVKQRHFVYYNQVIKPALVGLTGPWISGGIEFNWPQHHRPSTFLPTDFSIEENADGSKTIWCNEVERMFRTKGMQGFTLHPDKAYIEIKVKIYNRTAFPQTFLWWANPAVVVNDGYKSVFPPDVNAVFDHGKRDVSKFPIATGEYYKQDYSAGVDISKYKNIPVPTSYMAVQSKYNFVGGYEDNVQAGLLHVANHHVSPGKKQWTWGNGDFGLAWDRNLTDKDGPYIELMTGVFTDNQPDFSWLQAYEEKSWVQYFMPYAEVGYVKNATKDAIINIEVEGNEADLILYTTGLYENLKIELKDKKNNVLFQDEITISPVNPYKKRVSIGDSLSEDLVFTVYTSDGKILVQYQEEKAEIKPVPDPAKAALDPKDIASMEQLYLTGLHLEQYRHATYNPLDYYFEALNRDSRDVRCNNAVGLLMLRRGQFEKAETYFRTAVEVLTERNPNPIDGESLYNLGYCLKLQGKFDDAYNSLFKSTWNAAWQDAAFYALAQIDSIKGEWTEALERVESSLIRNWHNHKARQLKASILRKLNRNQEALSWIEDSIKIDRFNMGCRFEKYLITKDQAILDEMNTIMRQWSHGYIEYALDFAGAGLYLEAEQLLQESIQSNDEVYPMVYYALGYFASRNGDTDKAIEWYKKAAVQSPEKCFPNRIEEVNILQDAIKLNAEDAKAPYYLGNFWYAFRQYEDAVKCWELSFDIDEKFPTLLRNLALAYFNKTDNKAKAQEMLEKAFALDITDSRIFMELDQLYKKIGKSPEFRLNVLNQYPDLVEERDDLCIERITLYNQTGKYAIAKELISKRKFHPWEGGEGKITGQYTLCRVELAKSAISENRFTDALQLLKETEFYPHDLGEGKLKNAEENEVFYYKGLAYKGLGDLVNANANFIQATLGSPEPVQAFFYNDQQPDKIFYQGLAWRELGDEDKARSRFNKLLAHGEKYLFEKSRIDYFAVSLPDLAIWDDDLNVRNQVHCYYVMALGHSGLGNENESEKYYQKVKQLDSNKQTFRK
- a CDS encoding sugar-binding domain-containing protein, with protein sequence MKIKPIITAVLLFLFLTSWDSDDKKVMNIAGDWTVQLDSADIGQKNGWQNMSFKQLIKLPGTTDDAGLGVANTLKPSLEKLQMSHLTRKHSYLGAAWYTREITVPDNWKGKEFILKLERVIWKTNVWIDGKEVQGEQNSLIAPHYFDLSQYLTAGKTHRITIRVDNRKLFDISVDNMAHAYTNETQIIWNGIIGKMEIEAFDAIHITNLQVKPDINASSTKVKVTLNNSTKNAKGILSITAVNKKTKISVAALQKEIQIKTGESFVEVDYNMGKDVKLWSEFSPELYELTTELKAGKNISNTSVDFGMRNFSRKGSVLTINRQPVFLRGTLECDIFPLTGHAPMDKEGWRKVFGMAKNWGLNHLRFHSWCPPEAAFEVADEMGFYLQVELPVWVLKIGEDQKTTDFLYAEAQRMINEYGNHPSFCMWSMGNELQGDMTVLTKLMNSLRVQDDRHLYTTTSFTFEKGHGDWPESDDDFFITQWTKKGWVRGQGVFNSESPTFNKDYAASVEGMTVPLVTHEIGQYAVYPKIDEIAKYTGVLEPINFMSVKEDLERKGLINKAADYTKASGKLAVLLYKEEIERALKTAGISGFQLLDLHDFPGQGTALVGLLDAFWDSKGLITAEDFRQFSAPVVPLIRFNKATYLNNESFTASLDVSNYSDAVLKDQEIEWSITDSNTIVASGSLKTTISIGYNHKLLELNESLQKITEATKLTINVYLKGTAYHNQWNIWVYPEKQTIDYGQVVYTKNLDEAYKLLNAGKKVLLNPDWKKIKGIEGKFVPVFWSPIHFPKQAGTMGVLCDPSNKALADFPTDMNTDWQWWDLNVNSTTMITDEIEGGNPIVEMVDNFANNRRLASLFEGSVQSGKLVIASFDLATDLDKRPVAKQMLISILKYMNSSSFNPEAIKNPEILKSILADQKEKRKEGAKSIY
- a CDS encoding glycoside hydrolase family 2 TIM barrel-domain containing protein, with the translated sequence MKKIIACLFLLGTQFISAQQNEWENPQQIDRNKLRPHASFVIYNNEENAIKGNPTESSLYKTLNGQWKFNIVKNPAARPLDFYAVSFNDKGWSDIAVPSNWEMKGFDIPIYTNIIYPFPKNPPFIGGDYNPVGSYRKTFTVPENWNGKDVILHFGSITGYARVYVNGKEVGMTKASKTPAEFDITSALNKKGDNTLAVQVFRWHDGSYLEDQDFWRLSGIERDVFLEAQPNLSVSDYQVTADLDKSFINGLLSVKVDFKRNNSKSKADGNCTLRLLDAAGKEVYTSNQKLSANSNNLVFNTTLNNVQKWSDETPVLYRYIIKWEGQKGDSGVITGKAGFRNVMIKDAQLMVNGKPIMVNGVNIHEHDPINGHVPNRELMMKDLSLMKQNNINTIRMCHYPHDSYFYELCDEFGFYVVDEANIETHGMGAEGQSPFDKNLHPAYLPLWEKAHLDRIERMLETDKNHPSIILWSMGNECGNGAVFHEAYKWLKQRDPSRPVIFEQALEDVNTDIVAPMYPSIQYMKDYAASNKKRPFIMCEYSHAMGNSNGNFQEYYDIIASSPKMQGGCIWDWVDQGMKTQDEKGTEFFAYGGDLGGKDMHNDENFCANGLVSADRIPHPGLKEVKKVYQDIAFDYKNGSLTIKNKYQYLNLSEFDFKWELLKNGQKVQDGSFALTTSPGQENSIPIDLKITNDSEFYLSVYAYTKIGTPLVPTGHEIAREQFKVNEAKYFVKSTVAEGKLKYTEENNVLTFSAKSTSGTFDLGKGILSSYKTVNGEEPITAFPIPFFWRAPTDNDFGNQAPKKLSVWREAHKNAKVESVKVGKMTPEGLPIVATYLLESVKVPYTVTYLIQNNGSIKITASINEGTQDLPEMPRFGMRMELASDYENLQYYGRGPWENYSDRNTASFMGIYDDNVKNQFTWSYIRPQESGYKTDARWIKLTNKTGKGIKVTGDQALSFSAMNVSTESIDPGLTKDQRHTNDAHPENKIYFHVDLAQRGVGGDDSWGKLPHEPYRLTAKQYSYSYTISIE